One window from the genome of Eriocheir sinensis breed Jianghai 21 chromosome 7, ASM2467909v1, whole genome shotgun sequence encodes:
- the LOC126994622 gene encoding Krueppel-like factor 7 gives MGVDGMEERLQRVGVSEEGGVAAPVLLKVPALGKRPAMHPNMTSKEAEGPPEQVEPVDLSVRTTKLAERDDHHHHLPLKSFKDHTGVVLKVPTISSLALHSIGVGVDLSLKNEHDSPPSPEPFSVSLEAALRTGSTTLLSISKLRETSLALCGKRSLSESPSPPPSSGPPMAHLASSGVSVSISSAAAVTAASLLSPSSHSLISSSSSSSSSPPSPPTGARAPGRPPPPTADYTDALRRRKVHKCDFEGCEKVYTKSSHLKAHKRTHTGEKPYQCTWDGCMWRFARSDELTRHYRKHTGQKPFKCQLCQRSFSRSDHLSLHMKRH, from the exons cgTGTGGGGGTGAGCGAGGAGGGGGGGGTAGCGGCGCCCGTTCTCCTCAAGGTGCCCGCCCTTGGGAAGCGACCAGCCATGCATCCTAACATGACATCCAAGGAG GCTGAGGGGCCGCCGGAGCAGGTGGAGCCGGTGGACCTGAGTGTGAGGACGACCAAGCTGGCAGAGAgggatgaccaccaccaccacctgcccctCAAGAGCTTCAAGGACCACACTGGCGTCGTCCTCAAGGtgcccaccatctcctccctcgccctccacAGCATCGGAGTTGGAGTCGACCTCTCCCTCAAAAATG AACACGACTCCCCGCCCAGCCCCGAGCCCTTCAGCGTGAGTCTGGAGGCGGCGCTGCGTACGGGCTCCACCACACTCCTCTCCATAAGCAAGCTCAGAGAAACATCGTT GGCGTTGTGTGGCAAGAGGTCCCTCAGCGAGAGCCCCTCGCCGCCACCCTCCTCGGGCCCGCCCATGGCCCACCTCGCCTCTTCGGGCGTCTCCGTGTCCatttcctccgccgccgccgtcaccgccgCCTCACTCCTCTCACCGTCTTCACACTCACtcatctcctcgtcctcgtcgtcctcgtcgtctcctccgtctcctcccacGGGCGCGCGGGCCCCCGGTCGGCCGCCGCCTCCAACAGCCGACTACACGGACGCACTCAGGCGGCGGAAGGTCCACAAGTGTGACTTTGAGGGCTGCGAAAAGGTCTACACCAAAAGTTCGCACCTCAAggcacacaaacgcacgcacacag GGGAGAAGCCGTACCAGTGCACGTGGGACGGCTGCATGTGGCGGTTCGCACGGTCGGACGAGCTGACGCGCCACTACCGCAAACACACGGGCCAGAAGCCCTTCAAGTGCCAGCTGTGCCAGCGGTCCTTCTCGCGGTCAGACCACCTCTCGCTGCACATGAAGCGGCACTGA